A genome region from Camelina sativa cultivar DH55 chromosome 10, Cs, whole genome shotgun sequence includes the following:
- the LOC104717487 gene encoding E3 ubiquitin-protein ligase RMA3-like: MEGNFIMSDAQRTHDDGFIVKQKPDLITGSKGGQANESGCFDCNICLDSAHDPVVTLCGHLFCWPCIYRWLHVQLSSVSIDQHHNNCPVCKSNITITSLVPLYGRGMSSSSSTFGSKKQDAESTEIPRRPTPSTLYNPISSGSSLSPSLQHHQTLSPTFHNHQYSPRGFTTTESTDLANAVMMSFLYPVIGMFGDMVYTRIFGTFTNTIAQPYQSQRMMQREKSLNRVSIFFLCCIVLCLLLF, translated from the coding sequence ATGGAAGGGAACTTCATTATGTCTGATGCTCAACGAACCCATGATGATGGCTTCATAGTCAAACAAAAACCTGATCTCATCACTGGTTCAAAGGGAGGTCAAGCTAATGAAAGTGGTTGTTTTGATTGCAACATCTGTCTAGACTCAGCCCATGATCCTGTCGTCACTCTCTGCGGACACCTTTTCTGCTGGCCTTGCATTTACAGGTGGTTACATGTTCAGTTATCATCTGTCTCCATTGATCAGCACCACAACAATTGCCCTGTCTGTAAATCCAACATTACCATCACCTCATTGGTTCCTCTCTATGGAAGAGGCatgtcttcgtcttcttccacGTTTGGCTCTAAGAAACAGGATGCAGAATCCACAGAGATACCCCGCAGACCTACTCCATCAACCTTGTACAACCCAATCTCTTCAGGATCATCTCTGAGCCCAAGCTTGCAACATCATCAAACTCTGTCTCCAACATTCCATAACCACCAATATTCCCCTCGTGGCTTCACCACAACCGAATCAACCGACCTTGCCAATGCAGTAATGATGAGTTTTCTCTACCCGGTGATTGGAATGTTTGGGGACATGGTCTATACCAGGATATTTGGGACTTTCACAAACACAATAGCTCAGCCTTACCAAAGCCAGAGGATGATGCAGCGTGAGAAGTCTCTTAATCGGGtatcaatatttttcctttgttgcatCGTCCTTTGCCTCCTACTcttctag
- the LOC104717485 gene encoding exosome complex component RRP41-like yields the protein MSAKPGATTPTYSPKVVGRSRLPIFKDSDLDWSRPDGRGFPQCRPALLQTAAVSSASGSAYAEFGNTKVIVSVFGPRESKKAMTYSDVGRLNCNVSYTTFASPTLGQGTDHKEYSSMLHKALEGVIMMETFPKTTVDVFALVLESGGSDLSVVISCASLALADAGIMMYDLITAVSVSCIGKNLMIDPVTEEEGCEDGSFMMTCMPSRYEVTQLTVTGEWTTPNINEAMQLCLDACSKLGEIMRDCLKQAASASDE from the exons ATGTCAGCAAAACCTGGAGCCACAACGCCAACGTATTCTCCTAAAGTTGTGGGAAGATCTCGTCTTCCTATATTCAAAGACTCCGACCTCGATTGGTCCCGTCCTGATGGCCGTGGCTTCCCTCAATGCCGACCTGCCT tgcTTCAAACTGCTGCTGTGAGCTCTGCTTCTGGTTCTGCTTATGCTGAGTTTGGGAACACAAAAGTCATTGTTTCAGT ATTTGGGCCAAGGGAGAGTAAGAAAGCAATGACTTATAGTGATGTTGGTAGATTGAATTGTAATGTTAGCTATACTACTTTTGCTTCCCCGACTCTTGGCCAG GGAACTGATCATAAAGAGTACTCATCAATGCTTCACAAAGCGTTGGAAGGCGTAATAATGATGGAGACTTTTCCAAAGACTACTGTTGATGTTTTTGCATTGGTGCTTGAATCTGGAGGCA GTGACCTTTCTGTTGTGATATCATGTGCTAGTCTTGCTCTAGCTGATGCCGGGATTATGATGTATGACCTTATCACAGCTGTTTCAGTG TCTTGCATAGGGAAAAACCTGATGATTGACCCGGTTACTGAAGAGGAAGGATGTGAAGATGGAAGCTTTATGATGACGTGCATGCCATCTCGTTATGAAGTCACTCAGCTAACCGTCACGGGTGAATGGACAACGCCTAATATCAACGAG GCAATGCAGCTTTGCTTGGATGCTTGTTCAAAACTTGGAGAGATCATGCGGGATTGTTTGAAACAGGCTGCCTCAGCTTCCGATGAATGA
- the LOC104717486 gene encoding beta-glucuronosyltransferase GlcAT14A-like has product MASLNSEKRWIFPLAMASLMFIFLVAASFNMGLLSSVRSINSLIFSSSLSTTNETRAEFAESKVNNNSSHPPPVQPSPPRFGYLVSGSRGDLESLWRVLRALYHPRNQYVVHLDLESPAEERLELAKRVSEDPIFTDVGNVHMITKANLVTYRGPTMVANTLHACAILLKQSKDWDWFINLSASDYPLVTQDDLIDTFSGLDRNLNFIDHSSKLGWKEEKRAKPLIIDPGLYSTKKSDVFWVTPRRTMPTAFKLFTGSAWMLLSRSFVEYCIWGWDNLPRTLLMYYTNFLSTPEGYFHTVICNAPEYSSTVVNHDMHFISWDRPPKQHPRTLNINDTERMIGSGTAFARKFRHNDPVLDKIDKELLGRGNGNFTPGGWCAGEPKCSRVGDPSMIKPGPGANRLRVLINGLVLASKLTQRQCR; this is encoded by the exons ATGGCGTCCTTAAACTCAGAGAAGAGATGGATTTTTCCTCTAGCAATGGCTTCTCTCATGTTCATATTCCTTGTAGCTGCATCCTTCAACATGGGTCTCCTCTCTTCCGTGCGTTCCATTAACTCACTCATCTTCTCCTCAAGTCTCTCGACCACTAACGAGACAAGAGCCGAATTCGCAGAGTCAAAAGTCAATAATAACTCCTCTCATCCCCCTCCAGTACAGCCTAGTCCTCCTCGCTTTGGTTATCTAGTTTCAGGGTCAAGAGGTGACTTAGAGAGTCTATGGAGAGTGTTAAGAGCATTGTACCATCCGAGGAATCAATACGTTGTTCATCTCGATCTTGAGTCTCCTGCTGAAGAGAGGCTTGAGCTAGCTAAACGTGTGAGCGAGGATCCTATTTTTACTGACGTTGGGAATGTTCATATGATCACAAAGGCTAACCTCGTCACGTATCGAGGACCCACAATGGTGGCCAATACGCTCCACGCTTGCGCCATTCTCTTGAAGCAGAGTAAAGATTGGGATTGGTTCATCAATCTCAGCGCCTCGGATTATCCTCTAGTCACTCAAGATG ATCTTATTGATACATTCTCGGGGTTGGACCGGAACCTCAACTTTATCGACCATAGTAGCAAACTAGGCTGGAAAGA AGAGAAACGAGCAAAGCCTCTGATCATAGACCCGGGGCTGTACTCCACAAAAAAGTCAGATGTCTTTTGGGTTACACCTCGCAGAACCATGCCAACTGCGTTCAAACTATTTACCG GTTCCGCTTGGATGCTCTTATCTCGGTCGTTCGTAGAATATTGCATTTGGGGATGGGACAATCTTCCACGGACTCTTCTAATGTATTACACCAACTTCCTCTCTACACCGGAAGGATATTTCCACACTGTCATTTGCAACGCGCCAGAGTACTCTTCCACGGTGGTGAACCACGACATGCATTTCATCTCCTGGGACCGCCCTCCCAAACAGCATCCTCGGACGCTCAACATTAATGATACAGAGAGGATGATTGGAAGCGGAACAGCGTTTGCCCGCAAGTTCAGACACAATGATCCTGTCCTGGATAAGATCGATAAAGAGCTGCTCGGTAGAGGTAACGGGAACTTTACGCCTGGTGGTTGGTGTGCAGGGGAACCAAAATGCTCGAGGGTTGGTGATCCGTCAATGATCAAGCCTGGTCCTGGAGCTAACCGGCTTCGTGTGCTTATTAACGGACTTGTTTTGGCATCTAAATTGACTCAAAGGCAATGTAGATAG